The Janthinobacterium lividum genome has a window encoding:
- a CDS encoding ogr/Delta-like zinc finger family protein, protein MRVIGLPCPHCEYTVRAVKSRTMSAMFKEITYMCQNPECGHSFVAGLEVLRTLSLSAMPKADIRIPMSRHARTAATSQLALDLTAGC, encoded by the coding sequence GCCCTGCCCGCATTGCGAATACACCGTCCGCGCCGTCAAGAGCCGCACGATGTCCGCCATGTTCAAGGAAATCACCTACATGTGCCAGAACCCCGAATGCGGACACTCCTTCGTGGCAGGCCTGGAAGTGCTGCGCACCCTCTCGCTGTCCGCCATGCCCAAGGCCGATATCCGCATCCCGATGTCCCGGCATGCGCGCACGGCAGCCACCAGCCAGCTGGCCCTGGACCTGACGGCGGGCTGCTGA